A part of Synchiropus splendidus isolate RoL2022-P1 chromosome 19, RoL_Sspl_1.0, whole genome shotgun sequence genomic DNA contains:
- the LOC128750801 gene encoding casein kinase I isoform X2: MELRVGNKYRLGRKIGSGSFGDIYLGANIATGEEVAIKLECVKTKHPQLHIESKFYKMMQGGGEDILPRSSMSATQSRSIDPMFAAVGIPSIKWCGAEGDYNVMVMELLGPSLEDLFNFCSRKFSLKTVLLLADQMISRIEYIHSKNFIHRDVKPDNFLMGLGKKGNLVYIIDFGLAKKYRDARTHQHIPYRENKNLTGTARYASINTHLGIEQSRRDDLESLGYVLMYFNLGSLPWQGLKAATKRQKYERISEKKMSTPIEMLCKGYPSEFSTYLNFCRSLRFDDKPDYSYLRQLFRNLFHRQGFSYDYVFDWNMLKFGASRTAEDGDRERRAGDERDERIGGAPRGPAVRGPPPGPNSGPANRVRNGQEQAISNPASRVQQSERERKVSMRLHRGAPANVSSSDLTARHDQSRISTSQVSVPFEHMGK; this comes from the exons ATGGAGCTAAGAGTGGGAAACAAGTATCGGCTCGGGCGGAAGATAGGCAGCGGATCCTTTGGTGACATTTATCTCG GTGCCAACATTGCCACTGGTGAGGAAGTAGCCATCAAGCTGGAGTGTGTGAAGACCAAACATCCACAGCTGCACATCGAGAGCAAGTTCTACAAGATGATgcagggaggaggtgaggaCATTCTGCCACGTTCTAGCATGAGTGCAACTCAGAGCCGCTCGATTGACCCCATGTTCGCTGCAGTGGGCATCCCCTCGATAAAATGGTGCGGCGCTGAAGGAGACTAcaatgtgatggtgatggagctGCTGGGCCCAAGTCTGGAGGACCTGTTCAACTTCTGCTCCCGCAAGTTCAGCTTGAAGACTGTCCTGCTGTTGGCAGACCAGATG ATCAGCCGAATCGAGTACATCCACTCCAAGAATTTCATCCATCGAGACGTAAAGCCCGACAATTTCCTAATGGGGCTCGGCAAGAAGGGAAACCTGGTGTACATCATCGACTTCGGCCTGGCCAAAAAGTACAGAGACGCCCGCACCCACCAGCACATCCCCTACAGGGAGAACAAGAACCTGACGGGCACGGCACGCTACGCCTCCATAAACACTCATCTGGGCATCG AGCAGTCCCGGCGTGACGACCTGGAGTCGCTGGGCTACGTCCTCATGTACTTCAACCTGGGCTCTCTGCCCTGGCAGGGCCTGAAGGCGGCCACCAAGAGACAGAAGTATGAGCGGATCAGTGAGAAGAAGATGTCCACGCCCATCGAAATGCTTTGCAAAGGATATCCAT CCGAGTTCTCCACATACCTGAACTTCTGCCGATCACTCCGATTCGACGACAAGCCTGACTACTCGTACCTGCGACAGCTGTTCAGGAATCTCTTCCACCGGCAGGGCTTCTCCTATGACTACGTGTTTGACTGGAACATGCTGAAATTC GGTGCCAGTCGGACCGCCGAGGACGGAGACCGAGAGAGGAGGGCGGGAGACGAAAGGGACGAGCGAATTGGTGGCGCCCCCAGGGGGCCTGCCGTGCGGGGTCCCCCTCCTGGACCCAATTCTGGCCCCGCAAACCGGGTCAGGAATGGGCAGGAACAGGCCATCTCTAATCCAGCATCCCGGGTCCAACAGTCTG agagagagaggaaggtgaGCATGAGGCTCCACCGCGGGGCCCCGGCCAACGTCTCCTCCTCCGACCTCACTGCCCGCCATGACCAGTCCAGAATCTCCACATCGCAG GTCAGCGTCCCGTTTGAGCATATGGGGAAGTaa
- the LOC128750801 gene encoding casein kinase I isoform X1, with product MELRVGNKYRLGRKIGSGSFGDIYLGANIATGEEVAIKLECVKTKHPQLHIESKFYKMMQGGGEDILPRSSMSATQSRSIDPMFAAVGIPSIKWCGAEGDYNVMVMELLGPSLEDLFNFCSRKFSLKTVLLLADQMISRIEYIHSKNFIHRDVKPDNFLMGLGKKGNLVYIIDFGLAKKYRDARTHQHIPYRENKNLTGTARYASINTHLGIEQSRRDDLESLGYVLMYFNLGSLPWQGLKAATKRQKYERISEKKMSTPIEMLCKGYPSEFSTYLNFCRSLRFDDKPDYSYLRQLFRNLFHRQGFSYDYVFDWNMLKFGASRTAEDGDRERRAGDERDERIGGAPRGPAVRGPPPGPNSGPANRVRNGQEQAISNPASRVQQSGNTSPRAISRAERERKVSMRLHRGAPANVSSSDLTARHDQSRISTSQVSVPFEHMGK from the exons ATGGAGCTAAGAGTGGGAAACAAGTATCGGCTCGGGCGGAAGATAGGCAGCGGATCCTTTGGTGACATTTATCTCG GTGCCAACATTGCCACTGGTGAGGAAGTAGCCATCAAGCTGGAGTGTGTGAAGACCAAACATCCACAGCTGCACATCGAGAGCAAGTTCTACAAGATGATgcagggaggaggtgaggaCATTCTGCCACGTTCTAGCATGAGTGCAACTCAGAGCCGCTCGATTGACCCCATGTTCGCTGCAGTGGGCATCCCCTCGATAAAATGGTGCGGCGCTGAAGGAGACTAcaatgtgatggtgatggagctGCTGGGCCCAAGTCTGGAGGACCTGTTCAACTTCTGCTCCCGCAAGTTCAGCTTGAAGACTGTCCTGCTGTTGGCAGACCAGATG ATCAGCCGAATCGAGTACATCCACTCCAAGAATTTCATCCATCGAGACGTAAAGCCCGACAATTTCCTAATGGGGCTCGGCAAGAAGGGAAACCTGGTGTACATCATCGACTTCGGCCTGGCCAAAAAGTACAGAGACGCCCGCACCCACCAGCACATCCCCTACAGGGAGAACAAGAACCTGACGGGCACGGCACGCTACGCCTCCATAAACACTCATCTGGGCATCG AGCAGTCCCGGCGTGACGACCTGGAGTCGCTGGGCTACGTCCTCATGTACTTCAACCTGGGCTCTCTGCCCTGGCAGGGCCTGAAGGCGGCCACCAAGAGACAGAAGTATGAGCGGATCAGTGAGAAGAAGATGTCCACGCCCATCGAAATGCTTTGCAAAGGATATCCAT CCGAGTTCTCCACATACCTGAACTTCTGCCGATCACTCCGATTCGACGACAAGCCTGACTACTCGTACCTGCGACAGCTGTTCAGGAATCTCTTCCACCGGCAGGGCTTCTCCTATGACTACGTGTTTGACTGGAACATGCTGAAATTC GGTGCCAGTCGGACCGCCGAGGACGGAGACCGAGAGAGGAGGGCGGGAGACGAAAGGGACGAGCGAATTGGTGGCGCCCCCAGGGGGCCTGCCGTGCGGGGTCCCCCTCCTGGACCCAATTCTGGCCCCGCAAACCGGGTCAGGAATGGGCAGGAACAGGCCATCTCTAATCCAGCATCCCGGGTCCAACAGTCTG GGAACACATCTCCTCGTGCTATTTCTcgtgcagagagagagaggaaggtgaGCATGAGGCTCCACCGCGGGGCCCCGGCCAACGTCTCCTCCTCCGACCTCACTGCCCGCCATGACCAGTCCAGAATCTCCACATCGCAG GTCAGCGTCCCGTTTGAGCATATGGGGAAGTaa
- the LOC128750801 gene encoding casein kinase I isoform X3, translating to MELRVGNKYRLGRKIGSGSFGDIYLGANIATGEEVAIKLECVKTKHPQLHIESKFYKMMQGGVGIPSIKWCGAEGDYNVMVMELLGPSLEDLFNFCSRKFSLKTVLLLADQMISRIEYIHSKNFIHRDVKPDNFLMGLGKKGNLVYIIDFGLAKKYRDARTHQHIPYRENKNLTGTARYASINTHLGIEQSRRDDLESLGYVLMYFNLGSLPWQGLKAATKRQKYERISEKKMSTPIEMLCKGYPSEFSTYLNFCRSLRFDDKPDYSYLRQLFRNLFHRQGFSYDYVFDWNMLKFGASRTAEDGDRERRAGDERDERIGGAPRGPAVRGPPPGPNSGPANRVRNGQEQAISNPASRVQQSGNTSPRAISRAERERKVSMRLHRGAPANVSSSDLTARHDQSRISTSQVSVPFEHMGK from the exons ATGGAGCTAAGAGTGGGAAACAAGTATCGGCTCGGGCGGAAGATAGGCAGCGGATCCTTTGGTGACATTTATCTCG GTGCCAACATTGCCACTGGTGAGGAAGTAGCCATCAAGCTGGAGTGTGTGAAGACCAAACATCCACAGCTGCACATCGAGAGCAAGTTCTACAAGATGATgcagggaggag TGGGCATCCCCTCGATAAAATGGTGCGGCGCTGAAGGAGACTAcaatgtgatggtgatggagctGCTGGGCCCAAGTCTGGAGGACCTGTTCAACTTCTGCTCCCGCAAGTTCAGCTTGAAGACTGTCCTGCTGTTGGCAGACCAGATG ATCAGCCGAATCGAGTACATCCACTCCAAGAATTTCATCCATCGAGACGTAAAGCCCGACAATTTCCTAATGGGGCTCGGCAAGAAGGGAAACCTGGTGTACATCATCGACTTCGGCCTGGCCAAAAAGTACAGAGACGCCCGCACCCACCAGCACATCCCCTACAGGGAGAACAAGAACCTGACGGGCACGGCACGCTACGCCTCCATAAACACTCATCTGGGCATCG AGCAGTCCCGGCGTGACGACCTGGAGTCGCTGGGCTACGTCCTCATGTACTTCAACCTGGGCTCTCTGCCCTGGCAGGGCCTGAAGGCGGCCACCAAGAGACAGAAGTATGAGCGGATCAGTGAGAAGAAGATGTCCACGCCCATCGAAATGCTTTGCAAAGGATATCCAT CCGAGTTCTCCACATACCTGAACTTCTGCCGATCACTCCGATTCGACGACAAGCCTGACTACTCGTACCTGCGACAGCTGTTCAGGAATCTCTTCCACCGGCAGGGCTTCTCCTATGACTACGTGTTTGACTGGAACATGCTGAAATTC GGTGCCAGTCGGACCGCCGAGGACGGAGACCGAGAGAGGAGGGCGGGAGACGAAAGGGACGAGCGAATTGGTGGCGCCCCCAGGGGGCCTGCCGTGCGGGGTCCCCCTCCTGGACCCAATTCTGGCCCCGCAAACCGGGTCAGGAATGGGCAGGAACAGGCCATCTCTAATCCAGCATCCCGGGTCCAACAGTCTG GGAACACATCTCCTCGTGCTATTTCTcgtgcagagagagagaggaaggtgaGCATGAGGCTCCACCGCGGGGCCCCGGCCAACGTCTCCTCCTCCGACCTCACTGCCCGCCATGACCAGTCCAGAATCTCCACATCGCAG GTCAGCGTCCCGTTTGAGCATATGGGGAAGTaa